The nucleotide sequence AGGAGCATCAAGCGCACTTTCTTGAAGGGTTATCTGGTTATAATCATCGGTATTCATAAAGTGATAGGTTTCGCCTTCGGCGTACAAAAATTGGTAGGTACGGGTCTCTACCCGTACATCCTCAATTTTATGGCCTGCAGAGAAAGTATTGTCCAATACCTTTCCCGAAGAAACGCTCTTCAACTTTGTACGAACAAAAGCCGGCCCTTTACCGGGTTTTACGTGTAAAAACTCAATGATTTTATATATATCGTTATTATAACGGATACAAAGTCCTTTTCTAATATCTGATGTTGATGCCATTTCTAATTTACTGTTTTATTAACGATCTTTAACGGAGGCCACCTTTATCCTGCAATGATTTGGTTCCCCCCCCTAAGTTCTAATGATTAATTATTGCTAAAATACCCCTTCATGATTCCACGCTGGGAATCCCTTATAAATTGAAGGATCTCGTCCCTTTCGGGCGTTGCTTCCATTTCAGCCTCTATAATTTGGGTTGCCTGTGAATTGTTGTAGTGTTTTTGATAAAGAATACGATAGATATTCTGGATTTCACGGATTTTTTCCGAAGGAAAACCACGTCTACGCAAGCCTACAGAATTGATTCCTACGTAGGACAAAGGTTCACGGGCCGCCTTCACGAAGGGAGGTACATCTTTTCTTACCAATGACCCACCCGTAACAAAGGCATGTTGCCCCACTGACACGAATTGATGCACGGCTACCAAGCCTGCCAGAATAACGTTGTCTCCAATGGTAACATGACCCGCAAGGGTCGAATTGTTTGAAAAGATACAATTATCCCCTACAATGCAATCGTGAGCTATATGACAATATGCCATAATCAGGCAGTTCTTACCTATTACGGTCTTATGTCTATCGGAGGTACCTTTATGAATGGTGGCACACTCACGAATGGTGGTGTTGTCTCCAATGGTTACAATAGTGTCTTCTCCGTTATATTTTAAATCTTGGGGCGGAGCGGAAATCACGGCACCTGGAAAAATATTACAATTCTTCCCAATACGTGCGCCTTCCATTATGGTTACATTAGAACCGATCCAAGTGCCATCACCTATCGTTACATTATTATGAATTGTGGTAAAAGGCTCTACCACAACGTTTTTAGCAATTTTTGCGCCCGGGTGAATATAGGCAAGGGGTTGGTTCATACTATTTCTTTTTTACGATTTGAGCCATCATTTCAGCTTCACAGACCAATTTCCCATTGGCATAGGCATAAGCCTGCATATGACATATACCCCTACGGATAGGCGAAATCAAGCTACAGTGAAAAATAAGCGTATCACCGGGCAATACTTTTTGTTTGAACTTTACATTGTCTATTTTCATAAACAGAGTAAGATAGTTCTCTGGATCCGGAACCGTACTAAGCACCAAGATACCCCCCGTCTGCGCCATAGCCTCTACCTGAAGAACCCCTGGCATTACCGGTGCTCCCGGAAAGTGACCTACAAAGAAAGGCTCGTTCATGGTAACGTTTTTCATACCCACAACGTGGCTATCGGAAAGTTCCAAAATACGGTCGATCAACAAAAATGGAGGCCTATGTGGCAACATATCCATAATCTGATGGATATCCATTAGAGGCTGCTTGTCCAAGTCGTACTTCGGTACGCTATTTCGCTTTTCAAGTTTTATGATTTTCGCTATTTTTTTAGCGAATTGGGTATTCACATGGTGTCCCGGCTTGTTGGCTATTACCTTTCCGCGAATTCGGGTACCGGCCAAGGCCAAATCACCGATTACGTCAAGTAGTTTATGCCTTGCGGCCTCATTGGGCTGATGCAAGGTAAGGTTATCCAATATTCCATTGGGCTTAACCGAAAGCTTCTTTTTATTGAAGGCATTTTCAAGCTTGCGCATGGTTTCCTCGGAAATTTCCTTGTCAACATACACGATAGCATTGTTCAGATCACCGCCTTTTATAAGTCCGTTTTCCAAAAGCATCTCCAATTCATGAAGGAAGCTAAAGGTACGGGCCTCCGAGATTTCATCCTTAAAATCGGACAATCGCTCTAAGGTGGCATTCTGCGTTCCCAACACTTTAGTACCAAAGTCTACCATGGTAGTCACTTGGTAATTCTCTGCCGGAATAACGGTAATTTCACTACCCGTTGCCTCATCTTTGTATGAGATTACGTCTTTTACGATATACTCTTCCCTTTCCGCGTTCTGTTCTTCAACACCTGCTTCTTCCAAGGCTTCTACAAAGAATTTTGACGAACCATCCATAATGGGAGGTTCGGGAGCATCGAGTTCAATGAGGACATTGTCGATTTCCATACCTACCAAAGCGGCCAATACATGCTCTGAAGTCTGTATTTTAACCCCTCTCTTTTCCAAGTTGGTACCTCTTTGTGTGTTCACCACATAGTTGGCATCGGCCTCAATAATAGGCTCACCCTCTAAGTCTACCCTCTTGAACGCGTACCCGTGATTCTCTGCTGCGGGAACAAATTTCATGGTTACTTCTGCGCCGGTGTGAAGACCCACGCCTTTTAAAATAACCTCTTTCTTAATGGTTCTCTGTTTCATTCTTGTATTGATCGCTGTAGTTTTTTTCCAGTTCGTCAATTCTATTTAAAATCTTCGGTAAATTCTTGAAGTAAACATACGACTTATTGTAGTCACCATAATTCAAGGCAGGGGATCCCTGTAATACCTCATTACTCTTTATATTTCGACCAATACCCGATTGGGCCTGGATTTTAACATTGTCTCCTATCGTAATATGGCCAACGATACCGACCTGCCCACCGATCATACAGTGCTTACCTATCTTGGTAGACCCTGCAATGCCTGTTTGTGCGGCAATAACGGTATGCTCCCCGATTTCCACGTTATGTGCTATTTGAATCTGGTTGTCTAGTTTGACGCCCTTTCTCAAAATCGTGGAACCTAAAGTAGCCCTATCTATAGTGGTACCAGCTCCTATATCAACGTTATCTTCAAGGATAACATTACCCGTCTGGGGCACTTTTTGAAATTCACCGTCTTTATTCGGGCTAAATCCAAAGCCATCCGCACCTATAACGACACCGCTATTAATGACACAATTGTTTCCTATAACCGTTTCGGAGTAAATTTTGGCCCCGGCAAATATAGTAACGTTGTTGGCAATGCTAACATTGTCGCCAATGTATACATTAGGATGTATTTTTACATTATCCCCAATGGTAACGTTATTACCCAGATAGGAAAAAGCACCGAGGTAGAAATCCGCACCATATTTGGCCGTCTCCGATTTAAACACCGGTTCCTCTATTCCTGTTTTGTTATTCTTTACCTGATTGTAGAACTCCAAAATTTTTGAAAAGGCCTCGTAAGCATCATCCACCTTGATAAGAATGGTCTCGAGCTCGTGCTCAGGAACGAAATCTTTATTCACTATAGTAACGGATGCCTTCGTGGAATATATATATGAAGTATACTTGGGATTTGCCAAAAAGGTCAATGCACCTTCCTCGCCCTCTTCTATCTTGGCCAATTTATGAACGGTCACCTCTGGGTTTCCGTGTAGTTCTCCTTCTAAAATACCTGCAATTTGACCTGCTGTAAATACCATGAGCACAAAAGTAAGAAAAATTGTTAAACAGAATCTTTGGGATAACAGATATAATATTTGGTAACTGTTTTTGAGAGCGCTTTCAGATTCAACTGATCGGAAGCCTTTGCTACATCAATAAGCTTCTTGTTCTTTCTTAAAATATTGATGTTCTGGTGATGACGATCGTAGGCCCGGTTTTCGATCACCCCCTTAAAAACAAAATACGCCGCCTCACTTTCCGTAAGCTTATATTTTTCTTTTACACGTGATGTATGCTTTTGAAAAACGGTATCGGCTATAGGACTATTCTTCAATTTCACCTTAAGGAACCGACGATTTATCAACATTTCACAGAGCTTGGAAAGGATGAAATCATCGTGATCTTGCCATGATTTTATGGCCCCCAAGACATCAACATCGTCAAGTTTTGAAAAAATATTCAATATTTTAAGATCAAAATTTTCCTTTTCGATACGGTGCTCCATAAAAAAGCGAAGGGCATCGCTACATACAATAATCTGCCCCTCTCCCATAATTTCTTTGGCCCGCTTGAGAATTCGGATCAATAACTGTTCGGCCACAATACCCGTTTTGTGCAGATAAACCTGCCAATACATAAAACGACGGGCCATCAGAAATTTCTCGACGGAATAAATTCCTTTTTCCTCAACCACCAGGTTACCACCGACTACGTTAAGCATGGTAATCAATCGTTCCGAATTGATGTTACCTTCGGCTACACCGGTATAAAAACTGTCACGCTTCAAATAATCGAGTCGGTCCATATCCAGTTGGCTCGACACCAACTGGTTCAAAAAGTGTTTTTCGTACTGCCCCCTAAAAATTGAAATGGCCATCGATAGCCGACCATCAAAGATTTCGTTCAAGGCGTGCATAAACTGCAATGAAATATATTCATGGTCCGTACTCTCAACTATGCTGTGTTCCATGGCATGGGAAAACGGTCCGTGCCCGATGTCGTGCAAAAGGATGGCACAACAAAGGCCTTCCTCCTCTTCTTCGGTAATATCGACTCCTTTATACTTCAAAACCTGTAAGGCCTTCTGCATAAGATGCATAGAACCCAAGGCATGATGAAACCTTGTATGGTGCGCCCCTGGATAAACCAGATACGACAGTCCCATTTGGGAAATCCTCCTCAAACGTTGAAAGTAAGGATGCCCGATCAAGTCGAATATTAGTCCGTTAGGAATTGTAATAAATCCGTAAATTGGATCATTAAAAATTTTAAGCTTTCTAGAATTTATCAAAATGGCTGTTGCTTTGCAATGTTCACAGTGGTAAAGTTAGTCAAAAGAGAAAGTAATAAACTCGGTAAATTAATATTTTGATGGCATAAGCAGGTTTAAAATCATAAATTTCGCCATCAAGAAACGAAGCAATACTATAATTGAATGAATAAAATCACCATATTATGGGTAGATGATGAAATCGATCTACTCAAACCGCATATTATATTCCTCCAAGGAAAAAATTACGATGTTATTACCTGCCAGAGCGGCCAAGAAGCCCTGGAAGAGCTACAGCAATCTCAAGTAGACATTGTTTTTTTGGACGAAAATATGCCCGGCATCTCAGGACTGGAAACCTTGGCGGAGATTAAAAAAATAGATTTATCGCTCCCCGTGGTAATGATAACCAAGAGCGAGGAAGAATTCATTATGGAAGAGGCCATCGGTTCCAAAATTGCCGATTACCTAATAAAACCGGTTAATCCGAACCAGATTCTTTTATCCTTAAAGAAAAATTTAGACCATTCGCGTTTGGTTTCCGAAAAAACCACCTCTAACTATCAACAGGAGTTCCGAAAAATTGCCATGGACCTTTCCATGGTAAATTCCGTGGAAGAATGGGTAGACCTATACAAGCGACTGATCTATTGGGAACTTCGGCTCGAAGACATCGAAGACAGCAGTATGTTCGAAATTCTCGAATCACAAAAAGCCGAAGCCAACACCCATTTCGGGAAATTCGTCGAGCGAAATTACGAAAGCTGGTTCGACGGCGACGGCCCCGTACTCTCCCACAGCTTGTTCAAAGAACTCGTCCAACCCGAATTAAAAGAAGGCCCTACCCTACTTCTTGTAATCGACAACCTACGCTATGACCAGTGGTACGCCTTTGAAGACACCGTGAGTTCATTCTACAAAAAGAACAAGGAAGAATCGTATTTCAGCATTTTACCTACCGCTACCCAATATGCGCGTAACGCCATTTTTTCTGGCCTAACCCCATTGGCCATGGAAAAAAAGCATCCCGATTGGTGGAAAAACGATACGGAAGAAGGCGGAAAAAATCTGTATGAAGCCGATTTCTTAGGAGCGCAAATCAAGCGACTAGGACTTGACATAAAATGGGAGTACCACAAAATCAGCACCCTTAAACAAGGTAAAAACCTATCGCAAAATTTCAAATCGCAAAAAGACAACGACCTCACCGTACTCGTGTACAACTTTGTGGATATGATCTCACATTCAAAAACAGAGATGGAGGTCATAAAAGAATTGGCCAGCAACGACAAGGCCTACCGATCGCTTACCCAGAGTTGGTTCAAGAACTCTCCATTACTAGAGATAATACAACAGGCCCAACAGATGGGCATGAAGCTGATCATCACCACCGACCACGGAACGATCAACGTAAAACAGCCTTCAAAGGTCATCGGGGACAAGGAAACAAGCCTCAACCTTAGATATAAGACCGGAAGAAGCCTGACCTACGAAGAAAAGGACGTTTTGGCCGCCAAAGACCCGACCGAGATCCATTTGCCGCGTATCAACATGAGTAGTTCGTTTATATTCGCAAAAAACGATTTATTTTTTGCCTACCCCAACAACTACAACCATTACGTTAGCTACTACCGAAACACCTATCAACATGGCGGAATCTCATTGGAAGAAATGATAATCCCCTTTGTAGTCCTATCCCCCAAATAACCTTTATATATCATGGAGACTATCTATACAGAAAGTGAAATCGACAAGGTTGCGGCAGCGGTAATCGCCAAGGCCCCTAACAAAACACTTCTCTTCCGCGCCCCTATGGGAGCCGGAAAAACCACCCTGATCAAAGCTATCGCCAAAAACCTTGGGGTAAGTGACGCGGGCAATAGCCCCACTTTCGGCATTGTAAACGAATACCAAAACGAAAACGGCCAACTACTGGCCTATCATTTTGACTTTTACCGCTTGAACGATGAGACCGAGGCTTTGGACATGGGATTGGAAGACTACCTAAACCAAGACGCCTATATCTTTATAGAATGGCCCGAAAAAATCGAGTCCTTTCTTCCCATTGACAGTACCGAAATAGAGATAGAAATAATAGATATACACACAAGGCGAATTAAGCTAAAAGAGTAAGGCTTAGGGTAAAAAGTAAAAAACATCGTTCTATATTGAAATTTATTGTATAAAACTTGTTAAATTAGACCAAGTACAATTCTTTCGGACAAAATGCTCTTTTTTAACATTTAAAGACGTACGATCAGAGATTTTTTTTCCTACATTTGAGAGAAATAACTAATTAATGTACAATTTAAACCCCCTAAAAATGAAAAAACTAGCGTTTGGCCTTTTGGCATGTGTAACCTTGTTAGCCGTATCTTGTGATTCATCAACTGCCGATGAAGATTCAGTATATGAACAAGGAGTGGATAAGAGAAAAATCCCATCACAAGCGAATAAAGGTTTTGTAGACAAAACAAAAATTCCTTCCCAAGCCAAAAAACAGAGCTTTGTTGACAAAACAAAAATTCCTTCCCAAGCCAGAAAATAACAGGCTTGAAAAAAAATAAATATATTTCAAAGGGTAATCAATAAATTACCCTTTTTTTCGTTTCAAGAACTAAGCAATGGCCATTCTTGAAAAATACAATGCAAAACGAACACCCAGAAACTAGGAAAAAAGCGCGTAAAAAAATCCTCATGGACACCATTGGGGTCCTTCTTATCATACTTTCTCCTTTTGTTTTCAAACTACACCAATACCTACCGAGTGAACCTAATGCTACCATAAATATTCTAGGACTGGAAATCAACAATCATGGTTTTGCAGACCTAAATACGTTCGCTTGGTTTTTACTTAGTAAAATTGTCCCTTTTTATTTATTCATCCTTTGGTTTCTAACTTGCAAACATTGGTGGTACCATATTATTTTAATCCCGGCAACCATGTACGCATTTCAGATATACGAAGTACTGTATTCCGAAGACAACATTGTAGACACCAAAAATATTATTTGGCTTTTACCTGTATGTATGGTGGTAATCCCCCTAGTTTACTTCATCAGGATCAAACTCGTAGACAAATATGTGCACGGAATCGATTTAGAAGCTATGGAAGCTGAACTTACTGCCTTAAAGAAAAAACAGGCCTCACGTGAAGAAAATGCCAAGCTCGATAAATTCATCTCTTCCGAAACTGCGGATAAGGTCGATGAAGACGGGAATACCGAAGACACCGACAAGGTCGCGCAACTCAATACAGAGAAAGGCAATTCCTTTAAACAGGCACAGCATAGAATATCTAACTGGCTGCAATTTAAATTTTAAAACCACCACATTTTTGGACCGTTGAATCGACCAATACTACCAAAAATCCAACAAATTATCGTATTTTTACTGCTGATCGATTAAGATACGATTAGAAGAAAAACTATGGATCAACCACCTTCTCCTTTCAGTAAGCAACAGCTGCTTCCACAAGAGGAAACTCTGGAAGTTCTTCGTCAAAAAGGAGAGCTTTTTATAGGCATTCCCAAAGAAAACCAATATCAGGAACAGCGCGTCTGCCTAACCCCTGACGCAGTTAATGCCATTACATCGAACGGACACCGGGTCCTTATCGAATCCGGGGCCGGGGAAGGCGCCAATTATACCGATTTAGAATACACCAATGCCGGAGGCGAAATAACCCGAGACACCAAGAAAGTTTTTTCTTGTCCGCTCTTACTAAAGGTAGAGCCCCCTACACTCTTGGAAATCGAAATGATGAATCCGCAAGCGACCATTATTTCCGCCCTGCAAATCAAAACCCAGAGTAAGGCCTATTTTGAAAAAATGGCCAAGAAAAGAATTACCGCCATCGCCTTTGAATACATACGGGACGATGATGGAAAATACCCTGCCGTACGCTCATTAAGTGAGATTGCCGGAATATCTTCGGTTCTTATCGCTTCGGAGATCATGGCCGCTACCAACGACGGTAATGGACTCATGTTCGGAAACATAAGCGGGGTACCCCCTGTAGAGGTCGTCATTATCGGCGCCGGGACCGTCGGTGAGTTTGCCGCCCGTTCAGCTTTAGGACTTGGAGCCAACGTAAAGATTTTTGATAATTCCATCTCTAAACTACGCAGCATTCAATCGAACCTTAGGCAAACGGTATACACCTCTACCATTCAACCTAAGAACCTATTGAAATCACTGAAACGTTGTGATGTCGCCATTGGCGCTACCCGAGGAAAGGACCGGTCTCCCGTGGTGGTCACCAGCAGCATGGTAGAACATATGAAAAAGGGCGCCGTTATTATTGATGTCAGCATCGATATGGGCGGTTGCTTTGAAACCAGTGTACTTACCACACACAACAAACCCACCATTGAAAAATATGGCGTAATCCACTACGGCGTACCCAATATTCCTTCGAGATACCCAAAAACGGCCACGTTATCGATCAGCAATATATTCACCCCATACTTATTGGAACTAGGAGAAAACGGAGGACTCGAAAATTCGCTTCGCTTTGACAAAGGCTTGCGAAACGGGCTATACATGTACCACGGTATACTGACAAACAAATCGGTAGGCGAATGGTTTGATTTACAGTACAGTGACATTAACTTTCTTATTTTTTAAAGCTTTATTTACGCATCTATGGCACTTGCCGATCATAGATAGAAGGTTTATTGCTATTTTTGCCTTCGCTTTGGATCATCGGACTTCAACAGTAAACACCCGACCAAGGAATCGACAAGAGCACTAATTTCAGCAATAACATAGAATGGATTTTTTAAAACGTTTGGGCTTTTACCTAGTAGGACTTTCCATAGGAATAGTTTTTTTAACCTTTTTCCTAAAGAAAAAATCGGAGGAAACCGGTACCGAGTTCTGCTATTTTCCGAATTGCAGAACCCTAAAGGACATTCGCTCGAAACCTATGTCCTATTCCGATAAAGTCAGCCAATTGTTTTTAGAAAAGAAAATCGACACCCTCGACATCCTCGATGTTTTAAGAAATGGCGACGTTGATTTTTCAAATAGCGAAACCAAGACTACGCCATGTAAAACCTACATTATAGAGGGCTCGATCAAAGAAAGGGAAGCCATTCTCAAAATTAGGAATTGCAGGGAAAAAGCACTTTTAGAATCTATTTCCTACCCATAAAAAAACCCGAAAAAATCATCTTTCCGGGTCTTTTATTTTCTATATTTTTCTTCGTTGCCGTTCCTTTTTTAGAAGGGACAGCTCACGAGTCGTCTGCCCGGCCACCGAAGTATTTTCTTCAGCACGGCGTATCAGATAAGGCATAACATCGCGCACAGGCCCGAACGGCAGGTACTTGGCCACATTGTAATCTTCATGGGCCAAGTTGAAGGATATATGATCGCTCATACCATATAACTGCCCAAACCAAACACGATTATCATTAGGGGCTATCCCTTTTTCAGCCATCAATGCCATCAGCTTATACGAGCTTTCCTCATTATGTGTTCCCGCAAAGATGGAAATCGAATCTAGATGGTTTACAATATACGCGACGGCATTATCAAAATTCTCATCGGTTTCTTTTTTCGAGGAACAAATAGGTGACCTATAGCCTTTCTCCTCCGCCCTTTCGTTCTCCTTTTCCATATAGGCGCCCCGTACAACTTTTACCCCGATTTTGAAGCCTTCCTGTTCGGCGCGTTTTTCCAATTGCTTCAAGTAGTCCAACCGATCCCAACGATACATCTGAAGGGTATTGAACACTATGGCCTTTTCCTTATTGTACTTGCGCATCATTTCCTCCACAAGCTGATCCGCGGCATCTTGCATCCAGCTTTCTTCGGCATCGATAAGCAGGGAAACATCTAGATCATGGGCTTTTTTACAGGTCTTATCAAATCGGTTCACCACCCTTTCCCACTCTTCCTGCTCTTTATCGGATAGCGATTTCCCTTCCGACAGTTTTTGAAAAAGGGCAAACCTACCATATCCCGTAGGCTTAAAAACCGCAAATGGAATAGCATCTTTTTCCTTTACAAAATCCAACACTTTTAAAATCATATCCATAGCATCATCAAAAGGATCTTCCGTATCCTTTCCCTCTACCGAATAATCTAAAACGCTACATACATTTTTAGTGTACATCTTATCCACTACCGGCATACAATCCTTTTCACTGACCCCTCCACAGAAATGATCAAAAACCGTTGCCCGTATCAACCCTTCAACGGGAAGATGGGCCTTAATCGCAAAATTCGTCATTGCGGTACCGATCCTGACCAAAGGCTCATTGGCGATCATCCGGAACAAAAAATAGGCACGTTCCAGTTCGGAGTCCGTTTTCAAGGCAAAAGCCGTTGCAGTATCTTCAAAAATTCGTTTCATTTATTATGATTTCTAGCGGGACCAAATATAAAGACAGAATTTGTATTCTTTAGAGAAAAAATATGCTTTATTTTGTGAATTGGTCATTAAAATTATCACCGCGATAGCGGAAGCAAAAAATCAACCTTTAATGCAATCTATAACATCATCATCTTACGCCGTACATTTTAACCAAAGGGCTTACGACGCCCTGAACACCCACTTGTCGGAAAAAACCTATTCCAAAATATTCATTTTGGTAGACGAAAATACGCATACACATTGTCTGCCCAATTTTTTGGCACAGGTTCGCGGCGATTATGATTTTGAGATTATAGAGATCGAATCTGGGGAAGAAAACAAGAATATCGAAACCTGCACCGGCGTCTGGAACGCTTTATCGGAACTCGACGGTGACCGAAAAAGCCTGGTCATCAACCTAGGTGGCGGGGTACTTACGGATTTAGGGGGATTTGTAGCATCGACCTTTAAAAGAGGAATAGATTTCATAAACGTACCTACCACCCTGCTTTCTATGGTAGACGCTTCCGTGGGCGGAAAAACGGGGGTCGACCTTGGGCCCTTAAAAAACCAAATAGGCGTAATCAACCAGCCGCAAATGGTCTTGATCATCACCAGCTTCTTACAGACCTTGGAAGAAAGACAACTGCGTAGCGGTTTTGCCGAAATGCTGAAGCACGGCCTTATTCAAAACAAAGCATACTGGGAAGCCCTTAAAAAAGTACAAGACTTTATCCATATAGACGATTTGATATATGACTCCGTAGTCATTAAAAACGAGGTTGTCTTACAAGATCCGACCGAACAAAACCTTAGGAAAATACTGAATTACGGTCACACCCTAGGGCACGCCATTGAATCGTATTTTCTTGAGAGCAAGACACACAAAACACTTTTGCATGGCGAGGCCATCGGTATCGGAATGATTTTGGAAGCCTACCTATCAAAAGAATTACTCGGCCTCCCCGAAGAAGAGCTTAAGGACATCAAGTCAACTTTTCTTTCGTACTACGACAAGGTCGTTTTCAGCAAAGAGAATATCACTACGATTCTTTCGCTTTTGAAATTCGACAAGAAAAATTCACATGGCAACATCAATTTTGTTCTACTATCGGCCATAGGAACACCGGAAATAGACATTACCATTCCCGATGAACTGTACGAAGGAGCCTTCGCTTACTACGCTGATCACTAGCTACATATACTAATATTCGATTTTGACAACTCTTTCACGCATTCACTAAAAAAATTATATAGTTTAGGTAGGGATTTCTAACCCAAATCAATTAATCGACCCAAAGCATCGGGTCTAAAAACCGACCTACCATGTTACGAAAATTAGTAGATTACCAAAAACTAGACCATCAGTTAGCCGCGTTGCTCATTGAAACATACCCCAACGGCTATGGAGACGATGACATCATCATTTTCAAAAACCTAAAAGGAGAAATTGTTGAGGCCGTAGAAATAAGGACTTCCGACACTATTTACCTCGTAAAGATCAGCAAGAGCCTTTCTAATTTTATCGCCAATTTTGAGGAGAACATGGAAAAGGAACTCGAAGACAAGGAATCTCCTATTCTAGACGAGTCAAAACATCAAGATTTTGAATTGGAAAATTCCTCCGAAAACGACCCGGAAGAATTAGACTAAAGCCCACCTCAAAAAAAACTTATAGCAAATAACGTTCCCGTAAAATATTACGGTGGTGTTTTTGATGTCCACAGATAACGAATCCCAGTGAAGCAACGCTCCACGGCAAGTTACTGGCAAACCCCTCACGGCCTAGAATTGACGGGTCAAAACTTCTATAGAGCGATATAGTCGACTCCCTCACGGTCCGATATTCTTCTATGATACTTTCTTTTGTACGCTTTTCCGCTTCGGAATTGGGCACGTACAAATCTTGATCAAATCCTGGCAAGGACGTTTGATCCCCTCTTGAAAACCGAAGGGCACGATATTGAAACACACGTTCCGAATCGATGATATGCAAAAGTACTTGGGCCATCGTCCACTTATCCTGGCCATAGGCATATGACATTTTATCGTCAGGAATGCTTTCGATGAATTTTGGGAAATTATCCAATTGTCTCTCGAGCATATCCAAAAGCTCCACATCACCCAACACATCAATATAAGCCTTGTAAAAGGGTGCCGGTTTCGTCAGTACTATATCGGAAGTTCTCATAGGGTGGGTATAAATAAAAATTCCCGAGCAGTTCAACCACCCGGGAATTTATGATTATCTCAACAGGCAGTTCTACAATTCGTTAAAAATCGTATGCATCAACCTCTTTTTATCATTTATGCTTTCCTCAAGGGAAATCATGGTTTCCGTACGACTGATTCCATCGATATCGTCGATCCTAAAAATAATGTTCTTGGCATGATTGGTATCTTTTGCCCTAATCTTGCAAAAGATATTGAATTTACCCGTAGTGATATGCGCTACAGTTACATTCGGAATTTGCTCCAATCGCTCCAAAACGAATTTCGTCTGATGTGTCTTTTCCAAAAAGATTCCTACATAAGCGATAAAGGCATACCCTAGCTTTACATAATCCAAGGTTAACGAAGATCCTTTTATAATACCTGCTTCTTCCATTTTCTTC is from Zobellia galactanivorans and encodes:
- the porX gene encoding T9SS response regulator signal transducer PorX, whose amino-acid sequence is MNKITILWVDDEIDLLKPHIIFLQGKNYDVITCQSGQEALEELQQSQVDIVFLDENMPGISGLETLAEIKKIDLSLPVVMITKSEEEFIMEEAIGSKIADYLIKPVNPNQILLSLKKNLDHSRLVSEKTTSNYQQEFRKIAMDLSMVNSVEEWVDLYKRLIYWELRLEDIEDSSMFEILESQKAEANTHFGKFVERNYESWFDGDGPVLSHSLFKELVQPELKEGPTLLLVIDNLRYDQWYAFEDTVSSFYKKNKEESYFSILPTATQYARNAIFSGLTPLAMEKKHPDWWKNDTEEGGKNLYEADFLGAQIKRLGLDIKWEYHKISTLKQGKNLSQNFKSQKDNDLTVLVYNFVDMISHSKTEMEVIKELASNDKAYRSLTQSWFKNSPLLEIIQQAQQMGMKLIITTDHGTINVKQPSKVIGDKETSLNLRYKTGRSLTYEEKDVLAAKDPTEIHLPRINMSSSFIFAKNDLFFAYPNNYNHYVSYYRNTYQHGGISLEEMIIPFVVLSPK
- the tsaE gene encoding tRNA (adenosine(37)-N6)-threonylcarbamoyltransferase complex ATPase subunit type 1 TsaE; the encoded protein is METIYTESEIDKVAAAVIAKAPNKTLLFRAPMGAGKTTLIKAIAKNLGVSDAGNSPTFGIVNEYQNENGQLLAYHFDFYRLNDETEALDMGLEDYLNQDAYIFIEWPEKIESFLPIDSTEIEIEIIDIHTRRIKLKE
- a CDS encoding alanine dehydrogenase, with protein sequence MDQPPSPFSKQQLLPQEETLEVLRQKGELFIGIPKENQYQEQRVCLTPDAVNAITSNGHRVLIESGAGEGANYTDLEYTNAGGEITRDTKKVFSCPLLLKVEPPTLLEIEMMNPQATIISALQIKTQSKAYFEKMAKKRITAIAFEYIRDDDGKYPAVRSLSEIAGISSVLIASEIMAATNDGNGLMFGNISGVPPVEVVIIGAGTVGEFAARSALGLGANVKIFDNSISKLRSIQSNLRQTVYTSTIQPKNLLKSLKRCDVAIGATRGKDRSPVVVTSSMVEHMKKGAVIIDVSIDMGGCFETSVLTTHNKPTIEKYGVIHYGVPNIPSRYPKTATLSISNIFTPYLLELGENGGLENSLRFDKGLRNGLYMYHGILTNKSVGEWFDLQYSDINFLIF
- a CDS encoding DUF4258 domain-containing protein, whose amino-acid sequence is MDFLKRLGFYLVGLSIGIVFLTFFLKKKSEETGTEFCYFPNCRTLKDIRSKPMSYSDKVSQLFLEKKIDTLDILDVLRNGDVDFSNSETKTTPCKTYIIEGSIKEREAILKIRNCREKALLESISYP
- a CDS encoding proline dehydrogenase family protein — protein: MKRIFEDTATAFALKTDSELERAYFLFRMIANEPLVRIGTAMTNFAIKAHLPVEGLIRATVFDHFCGGVSEKDCMPVVDKMYTKNVCSVLDYSVEGKDTEDPFDDAMDMILKVLDFVKEKDAIPFAVFKPTGYGRFALFQKLSEGKSLSDKEQEEWERVVNRFDKTCKKAHDLDVSLLIDAEESWMQDAADQLVEEMMRKYNKEKAIVFNTLQMYRWDRLDYLKQLEKRAEQEGFKIGVKVVRGAYMEKENERAEEKGYRSPICSSKKETDENFDNAVAYIVNHLDSISIFAGTHNEESSYKLMALMAEKGIAPNDNRVWFGQLYGMSDHISFNLAHEDYNVAKYLPFGPVRDVMPYLIRRAEENTSVAGQTTRELSLLKKERQRRKI
- the aroB gene encoding 3-dehydroquinate synthase, whose translation is MQSITSSSYAVHFNQRAYDALNTHLSEKTYSKIFILVDENTHTHCLPNFLAQVRGDYDFEIIEIESGEENKNIETCTGVWNALSELDGDRKSLVINLGGGVLTDLGGFVASTFKRGIDFINVPTTLLSMVDASVGGKTGVDLGPLKNQIGVINQPQMVLIITSFLQTLEERQLRSGFAEMLKHGLIQNKAYWEALKKVQDFIHIDDLIYDSVVIKNEVVLQDPTEQNLRKILNYGHTLGHAIESYFLESKTHKTLLHGEAIGIGMILEAYLSKELLGLPEEELKDIKSTFLSYYDKVVFSKENITTILSLLKFDKKNSHGNINFVLLSAIGTPEIDITIPDELYEGAFAYYADH